TTTGTAGAGGCGTTCTACCCACTCAACAGGAACCTCACCAGGTAATCCCAAGGCAACGGTAATTCCGAGCGGTCTAGCCCCCATTGCAGCTAAGTCAGAAAGGTTAGCCGCAATCGATCGCCACCCCACATCTTCTGGACTAGTGGTAGCATCGCTAAAATGTACCCCATCCACTAGCATATCTGTGGTTACCACCAGAGATTGTTCTGGCGATGATGATATTACAGCTGCATCGTCACCGATAATTTCTGCCGGACAAAAACGCTGTAACCGCTCTAATAAACCTTGTTCGCCAATATCTTTAACTTTCACAAGAAGTCGGGAGTAGAGAGCAGGGAGCAGAGAAGAAAAGGCGTTTTGTGGTAGCTTTAATCACAATCCAAATATACTTTTTCCCATTCTTGCTCGGATAATGGTTGTACGGCGAAGTCAACATGAAAACAATTTTTGGCAGATGCAACTAAAGCATTTATAACTAATTGAATTAAATCTTCCCCTCGTCGCAGAGGTAACTTTATCGCAGCAAACGCCTCTGTGCCAAACACTTGAGCAAACAAATCCTCATCTGGTTCCAGCCGCATCGAACCATGTTGAAGGATAACACCACCCCGCCTTAGTTGAGCGCTACCAATTAATTTTGTCCCATCCTCCAAGACGAGATCCGCTCCCGTTGCCGTACCAAAGCAGTTAGGGTTGTGAATGTACCCTCGTCCAGCCGTACCATAGTGTAGCTGGATGCCGAGCGATCGCCACCCCTGAATCAGAAATTCACAAATTTGTTGGTATGCCTGAGTGCGACTTCCAGATAATCCTGACATCACCACGGCATAGGTTAAATCGCCTTGATGTAAAACTGCTCTACCTCCCGTTGGACGGCGTACCAAATCGAGCGCCCTACCATTCCAAATTAAATTTTGCCAGCGATCGGGATACTGATGTTGATGGTAGCCAAGAGAAATTGCTGGCGGCGACCAAGTGTAAAACCTCAATGTAGCAGGCATTAGACCTAATTGATGCTGCTCTACTAAATAGCGATCGATCGCCATTTGGACTGTTCCTGGCGCTTCTAGGTGAGGAATTAACCGCCAAATGCGGGAGTCGGGAGTTGTAGGGGCGGGTTTAGTAAAAGCTTCATGGCTCACGTCAATTAATCTTCGGTCAAAGCCCGCCCGAGGGGAGCCGGGGGACAAGGGGGACAAGGGGGAAGGCGGAATTAACTACCAACTACCAACTAACAACTACCACTAATTAGCAAATTCTTGTTGTAAAGCCTCGTCATTATCATCGGCGATCGTAGCTACGACTGTAATCAGGCGGGATACCTCGCCAGCAGAAAGTTCTGCTACAGTGCGGGTAGACAAAACCACAATTTGCTCGTCAAAGATACCGAAACTGGCTTCAAAGGTATCAGACCAGTTCATTTCTAGTAACCGTCGCATTAAACCAGCATCGTTTTTGGTGGGTAATTTTAATACCGCAGACCAAACTTTGAACGTGTCTTCATCGGTTTGTCCGGTTAGTTGCACGAAGACTTCAACGCTACCATACTTAAACTTCCATAAATAGCTATTCTGAGTATGACTGACCATTGCACTTTCATCTTGCTGCAAGCTTGCAATGACAGTTTCGATCACCTCTACATGGTTAATGCCAGTACCTTCAACTAACTCTTCGAGGATTTCTTCGCTAGACATAGAGTCACTTACTACCGTTGCCGGATCTGGTCGATCGCTCGTCATAGAAATGCCTTCTAACAGCTATGAGGTCTTCTAGACCCAATTTATCGCTTTTAGGTATAGCAATTGCCTGTCTTTAGCAATAAATCTTAACTTTCTCCCGTCATTCAAAGGCGGTGGCATCGTCACCGCCTTCGATCGCAATTTTTCCACTCGCAGTTGCTACACTGGCTTACATGCTACCAATACCTTACTCATGTATTGGACTTCAGCAGTGACATTCTCAAAACCTGCCTTTTCCAGACGCTCTACTAAGTCATCTGTCATGTAATGTCTGTAGTAGGGCTCGTGGAAGGTTTCGTAGAAGCCTGTCATGGCTGGCTCCATTTCTGGAGAATCGCTCATCTGAATCGAGTCGCAGATGATAAACCTACCACCTGGCTTGGTGACTCGGAAAGCTTCTTCGATAACTCGCTGCCGTGCGACTGCTGGCAGTTCGTGGAATAAGAATACGCTAGTTGTAGCGTGGAAGTAGTTATCCATGTATGGCAATTCTTCGGCATTAGCTTGCAGCAATTGCGGTAGTTCCCCAGGAATTTGAGACAACATTTGATTGGCTTTGCGCAAATAGGCTGGGGATAAATCCGTACCGAACAACGCCGCTTTGGGTAAAGCAGCGCGAATCATTTTTAGAGTGCGACCAGTACCGCAAGCAATATCGAGAATCTTAATTTGGCTAGCGGGTACATCGTCAAAATCACTCAATCCTTGCTTCAAGGATGCAAGAATCCGCCGCCGCATGGCATCAGCCGAGCCACCAAATAGAATCTCTACTTGTAAATCGTAGAGATTGGCTGACAGGTCGCTCAAATAACCACCCGTTTGATGATGGAAATTTTGCAGGTAGTAGCTGGGATAGCCGGCAATATCTAAATTCGAGTCAAAATCTTGGTAGTTTTTTTGTTTGGCTCTTTCCCAAATTTGCGGCAAATCGAACCATACAGCCGGATAGTAGAGGAAGAACTCATCCCAAGGATTATCGAACAGGATATTGTGGGGATAGACTCCTGCCTCGGCATCTTGCCAGTCTACTTCTAACAGTCGTTCGTAACGCTGATTGATTTTCTGTAGCAAATCGAGCGGTAAGGGTTTAGACTTGCGATCGCTCGGCGAAACTAGGCTCATTACCCGCGTGCTGAGTATCTTGTGAGCGAGTCCGAAGTAATTTTTGCTCTGCTGAAAAGTTTGATATGTCAGTTTTGTTAAAGTGTCAGCCATAGGTAGTTGCTGGAATCAGTTTTGAGTCGGTCTTTACCTAATCTTTAATTTATTGTAAATAAGTGTTACGAAAAATTCCTAAATCTTTCGATAGGTCTGGAGATTTTTGGTGAAAAATTTTTGGACAAGGGAGACAATGTAGGGGCGGGTTCACCAGCAATCTCTGAGATCCAACCAAATATCCCTGCAAACCCGCCCTAACATGTTTACCGCATGAAAAAAGCCACCTGCAATTTGGTGGCTGAAAACTCATTTAGCGATGTAGAGGCGTTACATGTAACGTTCTAGCAATCGTAGTAGAGGGCAAATTCATAAGGATGGGGGCGTAACCGCATCGGGTTAACTTCGTTGTCAAGCTTGTAAGCAATCCAAGTTTGAAGGAAATCTTCCGTGAATACTCCAGTTGACGTTAAGAATTCATGGTCTTTTTCCAATGCTTCTAGAGCGTCTTCTAACGAGCCTGGAGTCGAAGGAATTTTGCTTAACTCTTCTGGCGACAAGTCGTAGATATCCACGTCTAAGGGTTCGCCAGGGTCGATCTGATTCTTAATTCCGTCTAGTCCAGCGCAAAGCATAGCAGCAAAGGCTAGATAAGGGTTAGCCGTTGCATCTGGACAACGAAACTCTAACCGCTTAGCTTTGGGATTGGGTCCAGATAGCGGAATGCGGATGGAAGCAGAGCGGTTACCTTGAGAATAGGCAAGGTTTACAGGCGCTTCAAACCCAGGGACTAAACGCTTGTAAGAGTTAGTCGTGGGATTGGTTAAAGCTAAAAGTGCAGGAGCGTGCTTGAGGATACCACCAATGTAATGCAGCCCCATTTCGCTCAAGCCAGCATACTTATCACCTGCAAACAAAGGCTGCCCATCTTTCCAAATTGATTGATGGGTGTGCATCCCAGAGCCGTTGTCGTTGAACACTGGCTTAGGCATAAAGGTGATAGTTTTGCCATACTTTCTGGCAACATTTTTGATGACGTACTTATAAATCATCAAATTGTCAGCCGACCTAATCATGGTATCGAAGCGAATACCAAGTTCGCACTGTCCGCCTGAAGCAACTTCGTGGTGATGCTTTTCGATTGGCACGCCACACTTAGCCATCGTCAGCAACATCTCAGTCCGCATATCCTGAGATGTATCTGTTGGCGCAACTGGGAAATATCCCTCTTTGTAGCGGGGTTTGTAGCCCAGGTTGCCACCCTCTTCTTTTCTACCTGTATTCCAACGCCCTTCAATGGAATCTACGTGGTAGTATCCTTCGTGCTGATTTTGGTCGAAGCGGACATCATCAAAAATGAAAAATTCGGCTTCTGGACCAAAAAAGGCTGTGTCACCGATGCCTGTGGAGATTAGGTAGTCTAGGGCTTTTTGAGCAATAGAGCGAGGATCGCGGGCGTAAGGCTCTCCTGTACGAGGTTCAATAATGCTACAGATTAGGCTTAGAGTCGGTTCTGCCATAAATGGATCGATCCAAGCGGTTTTTGGATCGGGAACCATTGCCATATCTGATTCATTAATGGCTTTCCAACCGCGAATACTAGAACCATCGAAGGCTACGCCGTCGGTGAAGCTACTTTCTTCAATTTGGTTTTGGTATACCGTCAAATGCTGCCAAATTCCAGGCGTGTCAATGAATTTTAGATCGATGACTTGAATGTTCTGATCTTGAATCATCTTCAAGACTTCTTGTGCGGTTTCGGGCATGGTGACTCCTTAATCTGCCAATGACTGAATGGAACTATTGCACTCTCAGCTTGCTGCCACGATGTGGTTTGCTGGAAGCCAGATCTTGCCACATTTGAATCATCCTAGAAAGAGAGTGAAGGCAATTTTGTAGTTTAAATGACAAAACGTCTGCCTGGAGGCTTATATTAGTTATTCCTTAACAAGCTGTATTAATTGGGACGCATGGATGGTTTCTCATCGGGGTCAAATTTAGCTTAAAATCCTTAAAGAGCAATGGTTTGCTTGTAGGCTTTCAGGCTTGAGGTGGCACGGTCAGTTGTTAACAAGTGCAATTCCTTAGCTCAACAATATCAAACCACAGATAGGAAAAATTCGGAGAGCAATCAAATGCGGGATGCAATAACAAGCTTAATTGGGACTTACGACGTGGCAGGACGGTACTTCGATCGCACTGCCTTAGAACGGCTCAAGTCCTACTTTGACACCGGAACGGCACGGGTTCAAGCAGCTGCAACAGTTAACTCAAATGCTGCATCAATTGTCAAGCAGGCTGGTTCGCAATTATTTGCCGAACAACCAGAATTGATTCGTCCTGGTGGTAATGCCTATACAACGCGGCGCTATGCTGCTTGTTTGAGAGATATGGATTATTACCTCCGTTATGCGACTTACGCGCTGGTAGCTGGCAATATGGATGTGCTAGACGAGCGCGTGCTACAAGGCTTGCGGGAGACTTATAATTCTCTGGGCGTACCAATTGGTCCTACCGTGCGCGGTATCCAAATGATGAAGGATATTGTGAAGGCACAAGCAGTAGCAGCTGGCGTAGAAAATACAGCTTTTATCGATGAACCGTTCGATCACATGACTCGCGAATTGAGCGAACGGGATATTTAATTGGTAGTTGGTAGTTGGTGGTTGGTAATTGGTGGTTGGGCGATCGCGTTCTGTTTAAATTATGAAGGCGATCGCTTTTTTACTGGCTAATTCAGATTTTGGCAAGAATTGTTTGAGCAGCTGCTTCATCGATAATTAACCCTGTAATTAGCTTGCCGCTTAAAGCAGCTAAAATGGCTTCTACCTTTTTTACGCCACCTGCTACACCAATAACGAGCCGCTGCGCGGGTTGTTCGAGCGGTACGCTGGCGACACGGCTATTCGTTCCCTGTTGCAGCAAAACTCCGTGGCGATCGTACGCCCAGCCTGCAATCTCCCCCACTGCACCCAGTTCGACTAATTCAGCTACCTCGTCATCGTTAATAAAGCCATTTTGATGTAATGGGGCATTCCAATCAATCTGACCGATACCGACAAATGTTGCCTTGGCTTGCTCGGCAAGGGTTTTGACGGCGATGAACGATCGCTGCGTCTGCAACAGTTCCCGTTCTTCAACACTAGTCGCTACAACCGGAGTCGGTACGGGATACGCTTGCGAACCAACCCGCTCTGATAAATGCATCACGACTTCATGATGACCTGCCCGCCCGTAATGAGACATATTACCAATAGTAGAAACAATTTTATGCTGCGGTCGCTCCATTGACGGGATCTGCTCCACCATCGATCGCAATGTTCGCCCTGAAGTAAATGCCAATACTGTAGGCGTTTTTGCAATAAGATACGTTTCTAAACAGCTAGCAGCACGCACGCCAATACCGTTGAATGTGTCGCCACTTCCCGCGTCACTCGGTACGACTTCGCAAAGCGATAAATCGAATTTGTCGCGTAGCGCTTCAGCTAGAGCAATGCATTCACTCAAGGGATGATCGAGCCGAAATTTGATCAGCTTTTCACTCACTGCCAGCGCAATTAGGCGTTGTGCCGCTTGCCGAGACACGCTGAGCTTTGCTGCAATTTCTTCTTGCGTATTTCCGGCTATGTAATAGAGCCATGCAGCATGAGCTGCCAGATCTAACTTGCGATCGCGTCGCTCCGAACCAGTTTCTCCCATATCCTACCTTCAGGATTTGTATATCTCTCAAAAGGAAGATTGAATCTTCGAGCATATGCTCAAAGCAAGGCATTTTGCTCAGTTCTTTACAAATTATTAAAAGTGGTAATGGGGAATTGGTAATTGGTAGTGGGTCATTGATAGTCACCTCCTTGTCCCCCTTGTCCCCCTTGTCCCCCTTGTCTCCCTTGTCCCCCTTGTCCCCCTTGTCCCCCTTGTCCCCCCTTGTCCCCCTTGTCTCCCTTGTCCCCCTTGTCCCCCTACTGTCCACCCGTAATCTCCAAGTTAAACCCAGTAATATAGCTGGCTTCTTCACTCATGAGAAACGCTACACCGTTAGCAACTTCTTCTAAGCTTCCCAAACGGCGCATTGGGACTGAATCGATCATCTGCTGCTCGACGACTTTGGGATTGGAATCAAAGTATTGAGATCCTACAGATGCCTGTAATTCTGTCTGTCGCGTCCACATCATGCCAGGACCGATTAACGCTGGAGAGAGTGCATTGACTCTAATACCATAAGGAGCGAGATCCTTTGCTGCTGTCTGAGTCATGCCGACAACCGCAAACTTAGAAGCAGCGTAAGCCACCATGTTCGGTGGACCTACTACCCCCGCATAACTTGCCGTATTGACAATTGCCCCGCCGCCAGATTCGCGCATATGTTGTGCGGCAGCCTTGAGAACGTGAAAAACACCGACAACATTGATGTCAATGACTTTTTGAAAGTCATCTTCTGGGTACTCGTCAGTCTTGGCAAACAAACCTTGATAGCCTGCATTATTAAAAACATAGTCGATCCGTCCCAATTGCTCTACAGCCCCAGCAAAAGCTTTGGCGACATCTTCAGAGGTTGTGACATCACAGCCAAATGTGGCGACTGGAACGTTGTACTCTGCTAGTTCTCGCGCTACATCTACCATTTTGGTTTCGTTTAAATCCCAGAGTGCCACACCTGCACCATTAGCAGCAAAACGATGTGCGGTCGCTTTGCCAATGTCTCCTGCACCGCCTGTAATCAGGATGGTCTTACCCGCAAAGTCATAGGTGGCTCTTGCTGTCATTGGTTCTACCTATTGTTGAAGAATTATTGCAAATACTCATTGACTTCTCATTTTTTAAATCGAGCCGAGTACGATCTCTATTATTGAGCTTTTGCCCAAGTCTAGAGCATAAAATCAAAATTTCATTTAATTTTTTAACATCAAAGGAGTTATGCGGTGCGTATCCCCCGCTTCGCTAAAGTACTGGTTGCATTCCTAGCTGGGTTGATGCTGGTGCAACTGCTACACGCTTGTTCGTCTTCATCAGCCGCCGAGAAAACTAGACTGACGATCGCCACCGTTAACAACGGCGACATGGTTGTCATGCAGGGGCTTTCTCGCCAGTTTGAACAAGAAAACCCCAATATCGAACTCAGGTGGGTGGTGCTGGAAGAAAACGTGTTGCGCCAACGCACGACTACGGATGTTGCCAGCCAGGGAGGACAATTTGATGTCTTGACAATCGGTTCTTATGAAACCCCAATATGGGCGAGACGAGGTTGGCTAACACCATTGAACAACCTACCTGCTAGCTATGACGTAAACGATCTGCTAAAACCCATCAGAGAAGGACTTTCCAACGACGGCACGCTCTACGCGCTGCCGTTCTATGGAGAAAGTTCAATGCTGTACTACCGCAAAGATTTGTTTGCCAAAGCAGGAATTAGCGTTCCCGAACAACCAACATACGCTCAGATCGCACAGTGGGCGAGTAAAGTTCACGATCCGGCAAACGGGGTATATGGCGTTTGTCTGCGAGGAAAACCTGGCTGGGGCGAAAACATGGCATTTCTGTCTACCTTGGTCAACACCTCCGGCGGGCGCTGGTTTGACATGAAGTGGCAACCTCAGCTCGATACTCCAGCCTGGAAAGAGGCAGTAGGATTTTACGTCCAACTGCTACAAAAATATGGACCCCCAGGAGCCAGTTCTAATGGATTCAACGAGAATCTCGCGTTGTTCTCGACGGGTAAATGCGGCATGTGGGTAGATGCAACCGTTGCAGCGGGACTGTTATCTAATCCGAAAGAATCCCAAGTCGCCGATCGCGTTGGCTTTGCCCGTGCGCCAATTGAAGAGTATCCTAATGGATCGAACTGGCTATGGGCTTGGGCGTTAGCAATTCCTCAAACCTCAAAATCTCCCGCAGAGGCGCAAAAGTTCATCGCCTGGGCAACATCCAAGGAATACATCCAATTGGTTGCGAACAAAAATGGCTGGGTTGCCGTTCCACCAGGGACGAGGACTTCCACCTACAACAATCCCAATTATCAAAAAGCCGCACCGTTTGCTCAGATTGTCTTGAACTCAATCCAATCTGCCGATATTACCCATCCCGCCGCCGAACCAACTCCTTATAAGGGAGTTCAATATGTAGACATTCCAGAATTTCAAGCGATCGGCGCTTCTGTCGGGCAGACCATCGCCGCCGCACTGACCAACAACATTTCGGTAGATCGAGCATTGCAACAATCGCAGAGTGCAACCGAACGGTTTATGAAACACACCGGATATATTGACCAGTGAGTCGTAGGGACGGGTTTCCAAACCCGCCCCTACGACTCCCGACTCCTGTACGGGCGGGTTTCCCAAATAGACTCTGATGCTAACTACAGATTTCGGGTGAACCCGCCCCTACAATTTTTGACTTTTGTACGGGCGGGTTTACCGATCGTATTTGATTCTGACCAGTATTTCGGGTGAACCCGCCCCTACAATTTTTGACTTTTGACTTTTAACTTTTGACTTACTTATGTCTTCCTCATTAGCTGTAAAGCCTCAACAGGCAACGCCACCACCTGCCAAACGTTCTAGGCGACAGACATCGACCTTATCTTTAGTTGCGCCTTCGGTCATTGTGCTGCTGCTGTGGATGATTGTGCCTCTGGCGATGACCTTATGGTTTTCCTTTCAGCGATACAACCTGCTGAATCCAGATGCCCGCCGATTCATCGGAATTGAAAATTTCACCTTCATCCTCACCGATCCGGCATTGTGGACGGCGATCGCCACCACTCTAATTTTAGTCGCCTCGGTGTTAGCAATTACGATCGCGCTAGGCACGTTACTCGCGGTCTTATTTGACCAAGACTTTCCGGGTCGCGGGATTGCGCGGGTACTGGCGATCTCGCCATTCTTCGTCATGCCTACAGTCAGCGCCTTGATCTGGAAAAATATGTTGATGCATCCAGTCAACGGACTGTTTGCTCAAATCACAAGAGGATTGGGCTTAGGGGCGATCGATTGGTTTGCCGATTTTCCCTTGCTGGCGATTATCATCATTGTTTCCTGGGAGTGGCTGCCCTTTGCATTGCTAATTTTACTCACTGCCATTCAGTCTTTAGATCGCGAACAGTTAGAGGCGGCGCGGATGGATGGGGCAAATGCGATCGCCTTATTTCGTTTCGTTATGCTACCGCATTTGAGTCGCGCTATTGCTGTAGTCGCTGCGATCGAGACGATTTTCTTCCTGACGATCTTTGCCGAAATCTTCGTGACTACTGGTGGTGGACCCGGACTGGCAACTACTAACCTTGCCTATTATATTTTCCTCAAAGCCTTACTAGAATTTGATGTCGGTGGTGCTTCAGCGGGTGGATTAATTGCCGTCCTCCTTGCCAACATTGTCGCAATCTTTTTGATGCGTAGCGTTGCTCGTAATCTGGATACATAATCATGGCACGTAAAAATTCTCGCCTCTGGCTCTGGACAATTCTAGGATGGCTAGCTGCTGCCATCTTGTTTTTCCCGATCTTCTGGATGTTTATTACCAGCTTCAAAACTGAAGTAGCAGCAGTTTCAACTCCACCGCAATTGTTTTTCCAGCCTACATTGGAAAACTATGTTGCCATCCAAGATCGGGCAGATTATTTCAACTATGCGTTTAACAGCATAGCCGTCTCACTCGGTTCGACAATACTCGCGCTACTGCTTGCCGTACCTGCTGCCTATGCAATGGCATTCTTCCCTACTAAGCGCACCAAAGGAACCTTACTGTGGATGCTATCTACCAAAATGCTGCCACCCGTAGGCGTATTAGTGCCGATCTACATTCTGTGTCGCAACTTGGGATTGCTAGATACCCGCATCGGTTTGATTATCATTTATACCCTGATTAACTTGCCGATCGTTGTCTGGATGATCTACAGCTTCTTCAAAGAAGTTCCCAAAGATATTCTCGAAGCCGATCGCATGGATGGGGCAAACACGCGCCAAGAACTGCTCCATGTCTTGCTACCCCTAGCATTACCTGGAATTGCCTCCACCGCGCTGCTTTCAATTATTTTGTCATGGAACGAAGCCTTCTGGAGCTTAAACCTGACGACAGCAGATGCAGCCCCACTCACAGCATTTATTGCCTCATTTTCCAGCCCCCAAGGGCTATTCTGGGCAAAACTCTCCGCCGCATCAACACTGGCGATCGCCCCCATCCTGATCTTCGGTTGGCTCAGTCAACGGCAACTGGTACGGGGGTTGACGTTTGGAGCAGTGAAGTAAGAATTCGGAATTCGGAATTCGGAATTCGGAATTAATCGATCTCGTACCATGCAACTACCAATTACCAACTACCAATTACCAATCACCAATTACCAAAATTATGTCAACAGTTACTTTAAGAAATATCCATAAACGGTATGCCGATACTGAGGTGATTAAAGGTATCGATCTTGATATCGGCGATCGCGAATTTGTTGTCTTTGTCGGTCCTTCTGGTTGTGGCAAATCAACTTTGTTACGGGCGATCGCTGGACTGGAGGAAATCACATCTGGCGATTTACTCATTGATGGCGTGAGAGTAAATGACGTACCACCAGATAAACGCGGGTTGGCAATGGTGTTTCAAACCTATGCCTTGTATCCCCACATGACGGTAGCAGAGAATATGGCGTTTAGTCTGCGCCTAGCGGGTGTTCCTAAGGCTCAGCGTCTTGAAAGAGCGAAAGAAGTTGCCCGTATCCTTCAATTAGAACCGCTATTAAATCGGAAGCCTAGAGAACTATCGGGAGGACAACGCCAACGGGTAGCGATCGGTCGGGCTTTGGTGCGCAAACCTAAAGTCTTTTTGTTCGACGAGCCGCTGTCAAACTTGGATGCAGCCTTGCGCGTACAGATGCGGATCGAACTTGCTAGCCTTCATGATACTTTGCAAGCCACGATGATATACGTGACGCACGATCAAGTGGAGGCGATGACGCTAGCTGACAAAATTGTGGTGTTGCAGGGTGGTATTGTCGAGCAAGTCGGATCGCCGTTGGAACTGTACCACCATCCCCGCAATTTATTCGTGGCTGGGTTTATCGGTTCGCCTAAAATGAATTTTCTCTCAGTGACGGTGACAGCTGTAAATAATTCTGGGACAACAGTTGCACTGCCTGGTGAGGCAACAGTAACAATTCCCGTCCAGCCTGGATTGTCGGTAGGAGATAGAGCCACGCTGGGAATTCGTCCCGAACACTTGCGACTCGATCGCCATAACGCCACGCTCAATGGCGAAGTACTTGTTGTAGAACGGTTGGGTGGAGAAACTTTTCTCTACGTCAAGATTGCGGGTGGCGACACGTTAATTGTGCAAACAGACGGAGATAATCCCAGCCGGATGCACGATCTCGCACCGCTCCAGATTAACGGCGATCTCTGTCATTTATTTAACCAGCAAGGTGAAGCTATTCCTAAAGTTCGTCGTCACCATTTAACTACTGATGAATTCCATGAACAGCAATATCAGCACAGGCTCAACAATTAAGCTGAATGAAGCTTCCTTATCTCGTTTGCCGAACAACATCCGCGTTCCCAATTACGATCGCCACTCCTTAGTTAATGGCATCGTCCATATTGGTGTGGGTGGATTCCATCGAGCGCACCAAGCACTATATCTTGATAACTATTTGCAGCAAACTCACGATCGCGAATGGGGTATCTGCGGGGTGGGACTGCTGGAATTCGATCGCCGGATGCGCGATGCCCTGCATTCTCAGGATTGTTTGTATACTTTGGTGGAACGCTCGACTGAAGGCGATTGGGCGCGTGTTATTGGCTCGATTACACGCTATCTCTTTGCCCCAGATAACCGCGCCCGCGTTATTGACGCACTGGCAGATCCCCACTGTCGAATTGTGACGCTGACGATTACAGAAGCAGGCTATTACTACATTGAAGGTAGCGGCGAATTTGATGCTCACCATCCGACAATTCAGCACGATTTACAACATCCACACGAACCAATTGGGGTCTATGGCTTTTTGACAGCAGCACTGAATAAGCGTCGCCAACAAGGATTGCCACCGTTTACGGTGTTATCATGTGACAACCTACAGGGTAATGGCAATATTGCCCGTAAAATGTTAACTGCCTTTGCTCAAATGCAAAATCCAGAGTTAGGAAATTGGATTAGCGATCGCGTCACCTTTCCTAACTGCATGGTCGATCGCATTACTCCCGCGACAACAGCAGCCGATCTCAAAATGGTGGCGGAGCAATTTCAGATTGATGATGCCTTTCCAGTTGTGGCAGAACCATTTCTTCAGTGGGTCGTTGAGGATAACTTTTGTGCGGGTAGACCGGATTTAGAATCTGTAGGCGTACAAATGACCGATGACGTTCATCCTTATGAGATGATGAAAATTCGGTTACTCAACGCCAGTCACTTACTCATTGGTTATCTCGGCACTCTGGCAGGATATACCTACGTGCATGAGGTAATGGCAGATCCGGCAATTCGGCAAGCCGTCGATCGCCTGATGGCAGAAGTTACACCCACGCTTCAACCCGTACCGGGAATCGATCTAGACGCTTACAAACAGACGTTAATTCAACGATTTGCCAATCCTAAAATACAGGATCGGCTACCGCGTTTGTGTCTCAATAGTGCTGCTAAGATGCCAAAATTTATTCTGGGTTCGTTGCGTGACGCTCTACAACAGGATGGGGCGATCGAATATATGAGTCTGACGATTGCTGCTTGGTTCCGTTACCTGAAGGGACAGGATGACCAAGGCAAC
This window of the Chroococcidiopsis thermalis PCC 7203 genome carries:
- a CDS encoding ABC transporter substrate-binding protein codes for the protein MLVQLLHACSSSSAAEKTRLTIATVNNGDMVVMQGLSRQFEQENPNIELRWVVLEENVLRQRTTTDVASQGGQFDVLTIGSYETPIWARRGWLTPLNNLPASYDVNDLLKPIREGLSNDGTLYALPFYGESSMLYYRKDLFAKAGISVPEQPTYAQIAQWASKVHDPANGVYGVCLRGKPGWGENMAFLSTLVNTSGGRWFDMKWQPQLDTPAWKEAVGFYVQLLQKYGPPGASSNGFNENLALFSTGKCGMWVDATVAAGLLSNPKESQVADRVGFARAPIEEYPNGSNWLWAWALAIPQTSKSPAEAQKFIAWATSKEYIQLVANKNGWVAVPPGTRTSTYNNPNYQKAAPFAQIVLNSIQSADITHPAAEPTPYKGVQYVDIPEFQAIGASVGQTIAAALTNNISVDRALQQSQSATERFMKHTGYIDQ
- a CDS encoding carbohydrate ABC transporter permease encodes the protein MSSSLAVKPQQATPPPAKRSRRQTSTLSLVAPSVIVLLLWMIVPLAMTLWFSFQRYNLLNPDARRFIGIENFTFILTDPALWTAIATTLILVASVLAITIALGTLLAVLFDQDFPGRGIARVLAISPFFVMPTVSALIWKNMLMHPVNGLFAQITRGLGLGAIDWFADFPLLAIIIIVSWEWLPFALLILLTAIQSLDREQLEAARMDGANAIALFRFVMLPHLSRAIAVVAAIETIFFLTIFAEIFVTTGGGPGLATTNLAYYIFLKALLEFDVGGASAGGLIAVLLANIVAIFLMRSVARNLDT
- a CDS encoding carbohydrate ABC transporter permease, which codes for MARKNSRLWLWTILGWLAAAILFFPIFWMFITSFKTEVAAVSTPPQLFFQPTLENYVAIQDRADYFNYAFNSIAVSLGSTILALLLAVPAAYAMAFFPTKRTKGTLLWMLSTKMLPPVGVLVPIYILCRNLGLLDTRIGLIIIYTLINLPIVVWMIYSFFKEVPKDILEADRMDGANTRQELLHVLLPLALPGIASTALLSIILSWNEAFWSLNLTTADAAPLTAFIASFSSPQGLFWAKLSAASTLAIAPILIFGWLSQRQLVRGLTFGAVK
- a CDS encoding ABC transporter ATP-binding protein, encoding MSTVTLRNIHKRYADTEVIKGIDLDIGDREFVVFVGPSGCGKSTLLRAIAGLEEITSGDLLIDGVRVNDVPPDKRGLAMVFQTYALYPHMTVAENMAFSLRLAGVPKAQRLERAKEVARILQLEPLLNRKPRELSGGQRQRVAIGRALVRKPKVFLFDEPLSNLDAALRVQMRIELASLHDTLQATMIYVTHDQVEAMTLADKIVVLQGGIVEQVGSPLELYHHPRNLFVAGFIGSPKMNFLSVTVTAVNNSGTTVALPGEATVTIPVQPGLSVGDRATLGIRPEHLRLDRHNATLNGEVLVVERLGGETFLYVKIAGGDTLIVQTDGDNPSRMHDLAPLQINGDLCHLFNQQGEAIPKVRRHHLTTDEFHEQQYQHRLNN
- a CDS encoding mannitol dehydrogenase family protein; the encoded protein is MNSNISTGSTIKLNEASLSRLPNNIRVPNYDRHSLVNGIVHIGVGGFHRAHQALYLDNYLQQTHDREWGICGVGLLEFDRRMRDALHSQDCLYTLVERSTEGDWARVIGSITRYLFAPDNRARVIDALADPHCRIVTLTITEAGYYYIEGSGEFDAHHPTIQHDLQHPHEPIGVYGFLTAALNKRRQQGLPPFTVLSCDNLQGNGNIARKMLTAFAQMQNPELGNWISDRVTFPNCMVDRITPATTAADLKMVAEQFQIDDAFPVVAEPFLQWVVEDNFCAGRPDLESVGVQMTDDVHPYEMMKIRLLNASHLLIGYLGTLAGYTYVHEVMADPAIRQAVDRLMAEVTPTLQPVPGIDLDAYKQTLIQRFANPKIQDRLPRLCLNSAAKMPKFILGSLRDALQQDGAIEYMSLTIAAWFRYLKGQDDQGNAIEIDDPMADILTQRARSGGSDPRPLLGISEIFGDLSRSPRFVETVGNYLRSLDEFGAKGTLAR